In a genomic window of Wyeomyia smithii strain HCP4-BCI-WySm-NY-G18 chromosome 1, ASM2978416v1, whole genome shotgun sequence:
- the LOC129731243 gene encoding ferrochelatase, mitochondrial translates to MLGRVFLSKATYAKVRCFGTQSANYAKPRTAIVMLNMGGPQNTDQVHDYLHRIMTDRDMIQLPVQSKLGPWIAKRRTPEVQKKYSEIGGGSPILKWTNLQGELLCKKLDNLSPETAPHKHYVAFRYVTPLTEDALHQVEQDQPERVVLFSQYPQYSCATSGSSFNAIFTHYKANKNGLSNAKWSIIDRWGTHPLLAETFADNIRQELAKFPKEKQKDVILLFSAHSLPLKAVNRGDSYPSEIGATVQNVMEALNFCNPYCLVWQSKVGPLPWLEPFTENAIKGYIKQGKKNFILVPIAFVNEHIETLHELDIEYCQELAHEVGAEKIGRAAAPNDHPLFIDALTDIVQSHLRREHSVNPKFLLRCPACVNAKCSSSKQWFRELCN, encoded by the exons ATGCTGGGACGTGTTTTTCTATCAAAAG cCACGTATGCTAAGGTAAGATGTTTCGGAACACAAAGTGCTAATTATGCAAAGCCACGCACCGCTATCGTTATGCTCAATATGGGAGGACCACAGAATACGGACCAAGTTCACGATTATTTGCATAGAATTATGACAGATAGAGACATGATTCAATTGCCAGTTCAAAG TAAACTCGGCCCATGGATCGCAAAACGACGTACTCCAGAAGTACAGAAAAAGTACTCTGAAATCGGTGGAGGATCACCAATTCTAAAATGGACAAATCTACAGGGAGAACTGCTGTGTAAGAAGTTGGACAATTTGTCACCGGAAACGGCCCCGCATAAGCATTACGTTGCGTTCCGTTATGTAACTCCGCTGACAGAGGATGCTTTGCATCAAGTGGAACAGGACCAACCGGAACGGGTGGTGCTTTTTTCTCAATATCCACAGTACAGCTGTGCTACGTCCGGTTCAAGTTTCAATGCAATTTTCACGCATTACAAGGCAAACAAAAATGGTCTCTCTAATGCTAAGTGGAGTATTATTGATCGTTGGGGAACTCATCCGCTGTTGGCAGAAACATTTGCCGATAATATTCGGCAAGAACTAGCGAAATTTCCTAAAGAGAAGCAGAAAGACGTTATATTGCTTTTCTCGGCGCATTCACTGCCACTAAAGGCGGTCAACCGTGGGGACTCGTATCCCTCGGAAATCGGAGCCacggtgcaaaatgttatggaAGCGCTGAACTTCTGCAACCCATACTGTTTGGTCTGGCAGTCGAAGGTAGGTCCACTGCCATGGTTAGAGCCCTTCACTGAGAATGCCATCAAAGGTTACATCAAGCAGGGCAAGAAAAATTTCATCCTAGTGCCTATTGCCTTTGTAAACGAACACATTGAAACGCTGCACGAGTTAGACATCGAGTACTGTCAGGAGCTTGCCCACGAGGTTGGGGCTGAGAAAATTGGCAGAGCCGCTGCTCCGAATGATCACCCATTGTTCATCGATGCACTGACGGATATTGTGCAGAGCCATTTGCGGCGCGAGCATTCGGTGAATCCCAAGTTTCTGTTGCGCTGTCCTGCCTGTGTGAATGCTAAATGTTCTTCGAGCAAGCAGTGGTTCCGCGAGTTGTGCAATTAG
- the LOC129731231 gene encoding regulator of G-protein signaling 7-like, translated as MVTAKTVDTEKERLTKKMCSNSSTGGSGSGGGVSGPSVSFSAGTTHHTAHSQDAPNILVYKKMESIIDKMQAEGSGVSVRTVKAFMTKVPSVFTGADLVAWIMQNLTVDDVTEALHLAHLLASHGYLFPIDDHQLTVKNDGTFYRFQTPYFWPSNFWEPENTDYAIYLCKRTMQNKTRLELADYEAENLAKLQKMFSRKWEFIFMQAEAQSKVDKKRDKLERKVLDSQERAFWDVHRPMPGCVNTTEVDIKKAYRRGASSLGSGSAGTAANSNPSETMTKTIKLLNQRLERRTIKVSKVAESYVSYLEQYGEFDYFLTAPEYPNPWQSDSTELWDSEKQGKDIPMKRVKRWGFSLRELLNDPVGREQFTKFLDKEFSGENLKFWEAIQDMKAQPQSKIKDAANAIWNEYLAPDAACPVNIDSKSLELARDAISGGTVSQSRWCFDVAADHVFYLMKSDSYSRYLRSDMYKEYLNGSKKKTSVRGLRIFSGRKEAPVIN; from the exons ATGGTCACGGCGAAGACAGTGGATACAGAGAAAGAACGGCTTACAAAGAAAATGTGTTCAAATAGTAGTACGGGTGGAAGTGGATCCGGTGGTGGTGTCTCTGGGCCATCGGTTAGTTTTAGTGCTGGAACCACCCATCATACGGCTCACAGCCAGGACGCCCCGAATATTCTGGTCTACAAAAAGATGGAGTCCATTATTGATAAAATGCAAGCGGAAGGATCGGGAGTGTCTGTGCGCACGGTAAAAGCCTTCATGACTAAGGTCCCTTCAGTATTCACGGGGGCCGATCTTGTTGCTTGGATAATGCAGAACCTAACGGTCGATGATGTGACGGAAGCCTTGCACCTGGCACACCTTCTTGCGTCGCATGGTTATTTGTTTCCAATTGATGATCATCAACTAACCGTAAAAAACGACGGGACTTTCTACCGTTTCCAAACACCGTACTTCTGGCCTTCTAACTTTTGGGAGCCAGAAAACACTGACTATGCCATCTATCTTTGCAAGCGTACTATGCAAAATAAGACCAGGCTCGAGCTGGCAGATTATGAAGCAGAAAATCTAGCCAAACTGCAGAAAATGTTTTCACGTAAATGGGAATTTATTTTCATGCAAGCTGAAGCTCAAAGTAAGGTAGACAAAAAGCGAGATAAATTAGAGCGTAAGGTATTGGATTCGCAGGAGCGAGCCTTCTGGGACGTGCATCGTCCTATGCCTGGCTGTGTCAACACGACTGAAGTGGATATAAAGAAGGCCTATCGGCGAGGTGCCTCGAGTTTGGGTTCCGGTTCTGCTGGTACGGCAGCCAACAGTAATCCGAGTGAGACGATGACCAAGACAATCAAATTACTAAATCAACGACTCGAGCGACGGACGATTAAAGTATCCAAGGTGGCCGAGTC GTACGTTTCATACCTTGAACAGTACGGTgagtttgattattttttaactGCTCCAGAGTATCCTAATCCATGGCAGTCTGATAGCACGGAGTTATGGGACTCCGAAAAACAAGG CAAAGATATCCCAATGAAACGAGTTAAACGCTGGGGATTCAGTTTGCGAGAACTTTTGAACGACCCGGTAGGACGGGAACAATTTACAAAATTTCTTGATAAAGAGTTTAGTGGTGAAAATTTGAA GTTTTGGGAAGCGATTCAGGACATGAAAGCTCAACCCCAGTCCAAAATTAAGGACGCTGCGAACGCCATCTGGAACGAGTATCTTGCGCCGGACGCGGCCTGCCCTGTCAACATAGACTCCAAATCCCTTGAGCTTGCCCGGGACGCCATCAGCGGCGGTACGGTTAGCCAGAGCCGCTGGTGTTTCGATGTGGCCGCCGATCACGTGTTCTATCTGATGAAGTCCGACTCGTACTCGCGCTATCTACGCTCCGATATGTACAAGGAGTACCTCAACGGCTCCAAAAAGAAG